A part of Desulfobacter sp. genomic DNA contains:
- the hslV gene encoding ATP-dependent protease subunit HslV yields the protein MDELIFHGTTILAVRRDNTVVVAGDGQVTLGNIVTKHKARKVRRIYKDKIITGFAGATADALTLSEKLEHKLERHNGNLTRACVELARDWRTDKYLRRLEAMMIAADKEYTYLLSGNGDVIEPDDGVISIGSGSVAAQAAAVALNDNTDLSPRQVVEKAMEIAGHICIYTNHHITIEEIEA from the coding sequence ATGGACGAACTTATTTTTCACGGAACGACTATTTTAGCTGTCAGGCGGGACAATACCGTGGTGGTGGCCGGGGACGGCCAGGTCACTCTGGGCAATATCGTCACCAAGCACAAGGCCCGGAAGGTACGGCGGATTTATAAAGATAAAATCATCACCGGATTTGCCGGTGCCACGGCCGACGCCCTGACATTGTCGGAAAAGCTGGAACATAAACTGGAGCGCCACAACGGCAACCTGACACGGGCCTGTGTGGAACTGGCCCGTGACTGGCGTACGGACAAGTACCTGCGCCGCCTTGAGGCCATGATGATTGCTGCGGACAAGGAATATACCTATCTGCTTTCCGGCAACGGCGATGTGATTGAGCCCGATGACGGGGTGATCAGTATCGGTTCCGGCAGTGTGGCCGCCCAGGCCGCGGCGGTGGCCCTGAACGACAACACCGACCTTTCCCCCAGGCAGGTGGTGGAAAAAGCCATGGAGATTGCCGGTCATATCTGCATATATACCAACCATCACATTACCATTGAAGAGATTGAAGCCTAA
- a CDS encoding tyrosine recombinase XerC has translation MVVDDFITTLAAEKGYSPHTLRAYRFDILDFISFFLNAAPDCDEAELQARFKTRAKDVDKSALRRYLAGLVGQKKSKRTMARRLSALKTFFDHLVRAGVAPLNPAETIPYPKLDKTIPNFLSVDDVFRFLDTIKTDTWMEKRNLAMFETFYSTGMRVSEINGLNITDIDFGTQMIRVFGKGGKERMVPVGKRALDAIVNYRAVLKDDYPPVFLNKCFQRLGARSIRRILDKLILECGLGVKISPHVLRHSFATHMLDAGADLRGIQEILGHASLSTTQIYTHVSMDRLMQVYDSAHPRR, from the coding sequence GTGGTCGTGGATGATTTCATCACGACCTTGGCGGCGGAAAAAGGCTATTCTCCCCATACCCTGCGTGCCTACCGGTTCGATATCCTCGATTTTATCTCCTTTTTCTTGAACGCGGCACCTGACTGCGACGAGGCGGAACTTCAAGCCCGCTTCAAAACCAGGGCAAAGGATGTGGATAAATCCGCCCTGCGCAGATACCTGGCTGGGCTGGTTGGCCAGAAAAAGAGCAAACGAACCATGGCACGGCGCCTGTCCGCCCTGAAAACTTTTTTCGACCACCTGGTCAGGGCAGGAGTGGCACCACTGAATCCCGCAGAGACCATTCCATATCCCAAACTGGACAAGACGATCCCCAATTTCCTCAGCGTCGATGATGTATTCCGGTTTCTGGATACCATTAAAACCGATACCTGGATGGAAAAACGGAATCTGGCCATGTTTGAAACCTTTTACTCAACAGGCATGCGGGTCTCAGAAATCAACGGGTTGAACATCACAGACATTGACTTTGGCACCCAAATGATTAGAGTGTTCGGCAAAGGCGGTAAGGAGCGGATGGTGCCGGTCGGCAAGCGGGCACTGGATGCCATCGTGAACTACAGGGCGGTTTTAAAAGACGATTACCCCCCGGTATTTCTAAACAAGTGTTTCCAGCGCCTGGGGGCCAGGTCCATCAGGCGCATTCTGGATAAATTAATTTTGGAATGCGGGCTCGGTGTAAAGATATCTCCCCATGTGCTGCGGCATTCTTTTGCAACGCACATGCTGGATGCAGGAGCTGATTTAAGGGGGATTCAGGAAATCCTCGGGCATGCCAGTCTATCCACCACCCAGATTTACACCCATGTGAGCATGGACCGGCTTATGCAGGTTTATGACAGCGCTCATCCCAGACGTTAA
- a CDS encoding uracil-DNA glycosylase, whose protein sequence is MENRKPYPTDGLKAVLTDTLEDLAQYLKFQNDLGNSDVTISREARALIEKWGTPSWRSSHTFSFQGPESAALMVVDSETSFFEGAAGGLLAKILKAMHLAPDRVFICSASDIGAIRTHLRRYSPKCILGLGEKAGHRLVSGRDALADFRGKFFSFENIPVMVTHHPGELLNNPGLKRHVWDDVQQVMAKIGV, encoded by the coding sequence ATGGAAAACAGGAAGCCATATCCCACGGACGGATTAAAAGCGGTTTTGACAGATACCCTGGAGGATCTGGCCCAATATCTTAAATTCCAGAATGATCTGGGCAATAGTGACGTCACCATTTCCCGGGAAGCCAGGGCCCTCATTGAAAAGTGGGGCACTCCGTCCTGGCGCTCATCCCATACCTTTTCTTTCCAGGGGCCCGAATCCGCCGCCCTTATGGTGGTGGACAGCGAGACCAGTTTTTTTGAGGGGGCTGCAGGGGGGCTTCTGGCTAAAATTCTGAAGGCCATGCACCTGGCCCCGGACCGGGTTTTCATCTGCAGCGCGTCGGATATCGGGGCAATCCGGACGCATTTGCGCCGCTACAGCCCCAAATGTATTCTCGGCCTCGGTGAAAAAGCGGGGCACAGACTGGTGTCTGGCCGGGATGCACTGGCAGACTTCCGAGGCAAGTTTTTCTCCTTTGAAAATATCCCGGTGATGGTTACCCATCACCCCGGTGAGCTTTTGAATAATCCGGGACTCAAACGCCATGTCTGGGATGATGTCCAGCAGGTCATGGCCAAGATCGGTGTATAA
- the coaBC gene encoding bifunctional phosphopantothenoylcysteine decarboxylase/phosphopantothenate--cysteine ligase CoaBC yields the protein MNLKNKHVLLGVTGGIAAYKAVELLRLFKKAGADVTVAMTDAALHFVGKTTFEVLSENPVLSDLWTDTQSSVTHIDVASQSDIAVIAPATANCIGKLAHGIADDALTTTMLAVTCPVVICPSMNTDMYQNIRVQENLDILEKSGMHIIDPDSGALACKTVGAGRLPEPWFIFDRACALTYKKDMKGKRLLVSAGPTQEAIDPVRYISNHSSGKMGYAIAAAAENRGAKVTLVSGPVNLAPPVGVDCIPVESCEQMADAMFDHLPDADIIIKVAAVADYRPASPKDRKIKKTEDSDAMTLYLTENPDILKTIGERKLPGQFLVGFAAETNDLEAHALAKMGKKNLDMIAANLVGGTDSGFKSDTNKVKLFFRDGRVQDIPLMGKGDVAHALLDAIVQQVG from the coding sequence ATGAATTTAAAAAATAAGCATGTTCTTCTTGGGGTAACCGGGGGGATCGCCGCTTATAAAGCGGTTGAACTGCTCCGGCTGTTTAAAAAGGCCGGGGCCGATGTTACTGTGGCCATGACCGATGCGGCCCTGCATTTTGTGGGCAAAACAACTTTTGAGGTGTTGTCCGAGAATCCTGTGCTGTCGGATTTGTGGACGGATACCCAGTCTTCGGTGACCCATATTGATGTGGCGTCTCAATCGGATATTGCAGTGATCGCGCCGGCGACGGCCAACTGCATCGGCAAACTTGCCCACGGAATTGCCGACGACGCTCTGACTACGACCATGCTGGCCGTGACCTGTCCGGTGGTGATCTGCCCCTCCATGAACACGGACATGTACCAGAATATCCGGGTCCAGGAGAATCTGGATATTTTGGAAAAATCGGGAATGCATATCATTGATCCCGATTCCGGTGCTCTGGCCTGCAAGACCGTTGGCGCCGGGCGGTTGCCCGAACCCTGGTTTATTTTCGACAGGGCCTGCGCCCTGACGTACAAAAAAGACATGAAGGGCAAGCGACTCCTGGTTTCTGCCGGCCCCACCCAGGAGGCCATTGATCCGGTGCGGTACATCAGCAACCACTCATCCGGAAAAATGGGCTACGCCATTGCAGCCGCCGCAGAGAACAGAGGTGCCAAGGTCACCCTGGTGTCCGGGCCGGTGAATCTGGCGCCGCCGGTGGGCGTGGACTGCATTCCGGTGGAAAGCTGCGAGCAGATGGCTGACGCCATGTTTGATCATTTGCCGGATGCGGACATTATTATCAAGGTCGCTGCAGTGGCCGACTACCGGCCAGCATCCCCAAAGGACAGGAAAATAAAAAAGACAGAAGATTCCGACGCCATGACCCTGTATCTCACGGAGAACCCGGATATCCTCAAAACCATTGGCGAGCGTAAACTGCCTGGGCAGTTTTTGGTGGGATTTGCAGCTGAAACCAACGATCTTGAGGCCCATGCCCTGGCGAAGATGGGGAAAAAGAATCTGGACATGATTGCCGCTAACCTGGTGGGGGGGACGGACTCCGGGTTTAAATCAGACACCAATAAGGTTAAACTGTTTTTCCGTGACGGCCGGGTGCAGGATATTCCACTGATGGGCAAGGGGGATGTGGCCCATGCCCTGCTGGACGCCATTGTTCAGCAGGTGGGGTAA
- a CDS encoding DUF4124 domain-containing protein, producing MAEYYRYTDSNGVVHFTDNLNDIPIDQRKKMESFEGVKEKESIDATQAEEAAGEEQGASGEAGDSLNKKVNKLNERIRALNAWKLKLNKTYGELDKRRQDLAKAREKAMSAEEIKVVNEKTKAFNEDIFAYEQDRIAYEKERTAVGKDASSD from the coding sequence ATGGCCGAATATTACCGGTACACGGACAGTAACGGTGTGGTTCATTTTACCGACAATCTGAATGATATCCCCATTGATCAGCGAAAGAAAATGGAGAGCTTTGAGGGAGTAAAAGAAAAGGAGTCCATTGACGCCACCCAGGCGGAAGAGGCTGCGGGGGAAGAACAGGGGGCTTCAGGCGAAGCAGGCGATTCGTTGAATAAGAAAGTAAACAAACTCAATGAGCGGATTCGGGCGCTGAATGCCTGGAAACTAAAACTGAATAAAACATATGGCGAGTTGGATAAACGGCGGCAGGATCTTGCCAAGGCAAGGGAAAAGGCCATGAGCGCTGAGGAAATTAAGGTGGTTAATGAAAAGACAAAAGCATTTAACGAGGATATCTTCGCCTATGAGCAGGACCGGATAGCCTATGAAAAGGAACGAACCGCCGTTGGCAAAGACGCTTCTTCGGATTGA
- a CDS encoding type II transport protein → MIEIMVVIAIAALAAVLAITQLQPQIHRSRTKSAARQMRADIQKAKLEAIKQNANCIIFLTLAAGGNPGSYLTCVDKNSDGDCDDAGDFTLSQLNFSDYPPAQLTSETFPGGSGFKFNSRGMPEQIGNTGIVPGSATIDCATDAAYSLKVVLAAGGRVKIE, encoded by the coding sequence ATGATCGAAATCATGGTCGTCATCGCCATTGCCGCACTTGCCGCTGTCCTCGCCATCACACAGTTGCAGCCCCAGATACACAGGTCCAGGACCAAGTCAGCCGCCCGTCAAATGCGGGCGGATATCCAGAAAGCCAAACTCGAAGCGATTAAACAAAACGCCAATTGCATTATTTTTCTTACCCTTGCCGCCGGAGGAAATCCCGGCTCTTACCTAACCTGCGTTGATAAAAACAGTGATGGCGACTGCGATGATGCAGGAGATTTCACCCTCAGCCAGTTGAATTTCAGCGACTATCCCCCGGCCCAATTGACCAGCGAGACATTTCCCGGAGGATCTGGTTTTAAATTTAATTCCAGGGGGATGCCGGAACAAATAGGGAATACAGGCATAGTGCCTGGCAGCGCAACCATAGACTGTGCAACCGACGCAGCTTATTCACTGAAAGTTGTACTTGCCGCCGGCGGAAGGGTAAAGATTGAATAA
- a CDS encoding prepilin-type N-terminal cleavage/methylation domain-containing protein, with translation MKSNTKKEFHNFQGFTLIEILVTIAIASIVLLIVVQFFISTNKLNTIQEKVAATQQSLRAAMEIMSRDIRLAGLDPSGTAPDEGFVDNGTETMDTDGDSIAIRYDYDGDGGCETNVSYYYNSAKGTFNFWPGGASPPQSLTEDGTVSSVTFSYTLADGTIDPDPTASGRLADIRVVSISICGTITGAYDDGRTYCFSNTIRPRNM, from the coding sequence ATGAAATCGAACACGAAAAAAGAATTCCATAATTTTCAAGGATTCACACTAATCGAGATTCTCGTCACCATTGCCATTGCCAGCATCGTTCTGCTCATCGTGGTTCAGTTCTTCATATCAACGAACAAACTCAATACCATCCAGGAAAAAGTAGCGGCCACCCAGCAAAGCCTCAGAGCGGCCATGGAAATCATGTCAAGAGATATTCGCCTGGCCGGCCTAGACCCGTCTGGAACGGCCCCGGATGAAGGATTCGTTGACAATGGCACTGAAACCATGGATACAGATGGGGACTCCATCGCCATACGCTATGATTATGATGGAGACGGGGGCTGTGAAACCAACGTCAGTTATTACTATAATAGTGCAAAAGGAACGTTTAACTTCTGGCCCGGAGGGGCATCCCCCCCCCAGTCGTTGACCGAAGACGGTACGGTTAGTTCGGTAACCTTCAGCTACACCCTGGCCGACGGAACAATCGACCCCGACCCGACGGCCAGCGGCCGCCTCGCAGATATCCGGGTTGTCTCCATCAGTATTTGCGGCACAATCACGGGCGCCTATGACGACGGGCGTACCTATTGTTTTTCCAACACCATCAGACCAAGGAATATGTAA
- a CDS encoding prepilin-type N-terminal cleavage/methylation domain-containing protein: MALKNKNLLNGRKESGFSLLEVLIAIVVLSVGLLAISMMQAHFASGNSQSRQMTRGTDIAMDHIETLSNLTNLDDSRLDVGNHTLIINTFERDYTLSWTVTDNNDRTLSIDISVSWNSNGLTHTVNFPWVKSI, translated from the coding sequence ATGGCGCTTAAAAACAAAAATTTATTAAATGGCAGAAAAGAATCCGGATTTTCCCTTCTTGAGGTCCTCATAGCCATCGTCGTCCTATCTGTTGGGCTTCTGGCCATCAGTATGATGCAGGCCCATTTTGCCAGTGGCAATTCCCAGTCCAGACAGATGACCCGTGGCACCGACATTGCGATGGACCATATAGAAACACTCTCCAACCTGACCAATCTTGATGATTCCAGGCTGGATGTCGGCAATCATACCCTTATTATCAACACCTTTGAACGGGACTATACCCTGTCCTGGACTGTTACCGATAATAATGACAGAACCCTGTCCATCGACATTTCAGTATCCTGGAACAGCAATGGTCTGACCCACACGGTAAATTTCCCATGGGTGAAAAGCATATAA
- a CDS encoding pilus assembly PilX N-terminal domain-containing protein, whose protein sequence is MMGKKNKRTLNKNKIQKSILSNESGSVLLTTVIILMLITIIGVSGINTSSTDIQITRNYRIQKLNVALADAAVNHAKSYIVYGLATPADTWVNNITALWNRNNNYLNAQGAWDTVNTPVLNAINVSQVIADWGNVPEITPASLPGEPNTQFVVYTNLNSTDGNSVVIVRSQRDGADVIIEAGFNNN, encoded by the coding sequence ATGATGGGGAAAAAAAACAAGAGAACCCTGAACAAAAATAAAATTCAAAAGTCCATTCTCTCAAACGAGAGCGGATCAGTGCTCCTGACCACCGTAATCATACTCATGCTCATTACGATTATCGGCGTCAGCGGCATTAATACATCTTCCACAGATATCCAGATTACCCGCAATTACAGGATACAAAAACTAAACGTCGCCCTTGCCGATGCCGCAGTCAATCATGCAAAAAGCTATATCGTATACGGATTGGCAACACCAGCCGACACCTGGGTGAATAATATCACAGCTCTTTGGAATCGTAACAATAATTACCTTAACGCCCAAGGGGCCTGGGATACGGTAAATACGCCTGTTCTAAATGCCATCAATGTTTCCCAGGTAATTGCAGACTGGGGCAATGTCCCCGAAATAACCCCCGCAAGCCTTCCGGGAGAACCCAATACCCAATTTGTCGTTTACACCAATCTGAACAGCACCGACGGCAATTCCGTAGTGATAGTAAGATCCCAAAGAGACGGTGCAGATGTTATCATCGAAGCCGGATTTAACAATAATTAA
- a CDS encoding thioredoxin fold domain-containing protein: MTHLNLIRTKQGLTYLISQDGRYVFQGALVDVWNGKTLKSVVDLEKLSDQVNFKYLGISADKMFTLDMGTGSKEVFIFSDPNCGVCHKLIGKIKASKLIRGNFLVHAAITPLLHETSMEKSKKLAVLAQKNPDSAVDAFINNDFGSTKTDEAPVPGIEYNLLVAKALGIQNVPYIVNSQGRIHIGMPDDIYLFLSK, encoded by the coding sequence TTGACCCATCTGAATTTGATCAGGACCAAGCAGGGACTCACCTATCTCATTTCCCAAGACGGCCGGTATGTATTCCAGGGCGCCTTGGTCGACGTATGGAACGGAAAGACCCTGAAAAGCGTTGTGGATTTGGAAAAGTTATCTGATCAGGTCAATTTCAAATATTTAGGCATCTCGGCTGATAAAATGTTTACCCTTGACATGGGAACCGGATCCAAGGAAGTTTTCATTTTTTCAGACCCGAACTGCGGTGTCTGCCACAAACTGATCGGAAAGATAAAGGCCTCAAAGCTGATACGAGGAAATTTTCTTGTTCATGCCGCCATTACCCCGCTTCTCCATGAGACCAGCATGGAAAAATCAAAAAAACTTGCTGTGCTGGCCCAGAAAAATCCAGACAGCGCCGTGGACGCATTTATAAATAACGACTTCGGAAGCACAAAAACAGATGAAGCACCGGTCCCCGGCATTGAATACAACCTTCTTGTGGCCAAAGCGCTTGGTATCCAAAACGTTCCCTACATCGTCAACTCCCAGGGCCGCATACATATCGGCATGCCCGATGATATTTACCTGTTTTTATCTAAATAA
- a CDS encoding tetratricopeptide repeat protein produces MDNTIKQQKSKLPGVLLIIVAIVLIYSNSFDVPWHLDDYDNIPKNPRITISDLYPATLIQTFFASYDSGAYRGEHFYRPVTMFSFAMNWYFGKGSIWGFHFINLLIHILSGLLLFFTIDLLLQTPKFHIERKTLRYQTALLAAFLWAVHPIHTMAVTYIVQRMASIAGMFYLLGLFTYLKLRLVSSSKKKVMFGIGYLISFILAYGSKENAILLPAATLMVEFIFFQKITARSLFKPKIVVSIFILLVFFIVMVLIYTGGDIQVLMENYSNRRYTPIERLMTESRILCLYLYQLVYPVASQFSIEHDITISRSLISPWTTSLAIFFILSLLGVSLNSLKKRPAFSFTILFFFLNHLVESTFLDLELIFEHRNYIPSMFFFFPLSIWFVNFISRHKNKNTSKLIIVVICGGVSVVLMVVSMGTYIRNIDWKTKIGLWESAIGKAPNRARPFQNLAVFQYQEKGDWDKAIDYHKKSLELQNSRPLYTKMVAYDNLRQCYLKKGEIDTAVKYGMMAVTSYASNAAINNYLETLVLANELEKAGQVLKRNQEKSRDIDLKRMNLRTLIYLKNRRKEKAQSSALDAIQKNPFSPVAMTFFGYANLLSNNYGKADHFLNKAIQHGNDNQVYLHLSLIQNSLNQGNVTKSKAYTEQMIERFPITTVLDLLEKTENEPYPILPFSFSQIRTAIELELKNINSEAG; encoded by the coding sequence ATGGATAATACAATAAAACAACAGAAATCCAAACTGCCTGGAGTCCTGCTGATTATCGTCGCCATTGTTCTAATTTACAGCAATAGTTTTGATGTCCCCTGGCACCTTGACGACTACGATAATATCCCGAAAAATCCGAGAATCACCATCTCTGACCTTTACCCTGCCACGCTGATTCAGACATTTTTTGCTTCATACGACAGCGGCGCTTATCGAGGCGAGCACTTTTACAGACCTGTAACCATGTTCAGTTTCGCCATGAACTGGTATTTCGGTAAAGGGAGTATATGGGGGTTTCATTTTATTAATCTTCTCATTCATATCTTATCGGGATTGCTGTTATTTTTTACAATTGATTTGCTGCTTCAGACCCCAAAATTCCATATTGAGAGAAAGACGCTTAGATACCAGACGGCGCTACTGGCGGCATTTTTGTGGGCCGTCCATCCCATCCATACCATGGCCGTGACCTATATCGTCCAGCGTATGGCCTCCATTGCTGGTATGTTCTACCTTTTGGGCCTATTCACGTATCTGAAACTGAGGCTTGTGTCGTCCTCAAAAAAAAAGGTGATGTTTGGTATCGGGTATCTGATCTCATTCATACTCGCTTATGGCTCAAAAGAAAATGCAATACTGCTTCCCGCAGCAACCTTGATGGTTGAGTTCATTTTTTTCCAAAAGATAACCGCGCGATCATTATTTAAGCCTAAAATAGTAGTCTCCATCTTTATATTATTAGTATTTTTTATCGTCATGGTTTTGATCTATACGGGCGGCGATATACAAGTTCTAATGGAGAACTATTCAAATCGAAGATATACCCCCATTGAGCGGTTGATGACCGAGTCCAGAATTCTCTGCCTCTACCTTTATCAGTTGGTCTATCCAGTTGCATCACAATTTTCAATTGAGCATGACATTACCATATCCCGATCTTTGATTTCCCCTTGGACAACATCCTTAGCTATATTCTTCATTTTGTCATTATTAGGCGTTTCCCTTAACTCTTTAAAAAAAAGGCCCGCATTTAGTTTCACTATTCTGTTTTTCTTTTTGAATCATCTGGTTGAATCGACGTTCCTTGATCTTGAACTGATTTTTGAACATCGGAATTATATACCTTCCATGTTTTTTTTCTTTCCATTGTCCATATGGTTTGTCAATTTTATTTCTCGGCATAAGAACAAGAATACAAGTAAACTAATCATTGTTGTGATATGCGGCGGCGTTTCTGTTGTATTAATGGTTGTCAGCATGGGGACCTATATCAGGAATATCGACTGGAAAACTAAAATAGGCCTTTGGGAAAGCGCTATTGGAAAAGCACCCAACAGAGCCCGGCCTTTTCAAAACCTGGCCGTATTCCAGTATCAGGAAAAGGGCGACTGGGATAAGGCCATTGATTATCATAAGAAATCTTTAGAGTTACAAAACAGCAGGCCCCTATACACAAAAATGGTGGCTTATGACAATTTAAGGCAATGTTATCTAAAAAAAGGTGAGATTGATACGGCTGTCAAATATGGCATGATGGCGGTTACATCTTATGCTTCTAATGCAGCAATTAATAATTATTTAGAGACATTGGTTCTGGCAAATGAGTTGGAAAAAGCCGGGCAAGTACTAAAACGTAATCAAGAAAAGAGCCGTGATATAGACTTGAAAAGAATGAACCTGCGGACATTGATATATTTGAAGAACAGAAGAAAAGAAAAGGCGCAATCAAGTGCATTGGACGCGATTCAGAAAAACCCGTTCAGCCCGGTTGCCATGACATTTTTCGGTTACGCAAATCTGTTGAGCAATAACTATGGTAAAGCCGATCATTTTTTAAACAAAGCAATCCAGCACGGTAACGATAACCAGGTATATTTGCACCTATCCTTAATTCAAAACAGCCTGAACCAGGGAAATGTTACAAAAAGTAAAGCGTACACAGAGCAAATGATTGAAAGATTTCCCATCACCACGGTTTTGGATTTGCTAGAAAAAACTGAAAACGAGCCTTACCCTATACTGCCCTTTTCATTTAGCCAGATTAGAACTGCCATTGAACTGGAATTAAAAAATATTAATTCTGAAGCGGGCTAA
- a CDS encoding ABC transporter ATP-binding protein codes for MTDHAIDLKNVSYSIRTGFFLQTKPIIENLNLSLSRGQSMGFLGPNGAGKTTTIKLCAGIIQPNSGRVLIDNLPVTNIRPKKKIGLLTENQYIPTYLTVREWLEFLGGLSELSGKILKASVDHMLCQFDLEHLADTRIKGLSKGQTQRVGFAQAMLHDPDILLLDEPMSGMDPVWRSRIKEILIAYKNKGRTLLFSSHIMTDIFRLSDKITFIKSGKIKWQGNISEFVKNNTDYEVVFNVDNMDIIQSIAPSGPINRQPDGTMRMVISGDQKTEVIRLGAEKNMTIYSLTPLYQGIEELFYDTTRL; via the coding sequence ATGACTGATCATGCCATTGACTTAAAAAATGTGAGCTATTCAATACGAACCGGTTTTTTTTTACAGACAAAGCCGATCATAGAGAATCTGAATTTATCCTTATCAAGAGGACAGTCTATGGGGTTCTTAGGGCCCAATGGCGCAGGAAAGACCACCACCATTAAATTATGTGCAGGCATCATTCAACCCAATTCGGGCCGGGTGCTTATAGACAATTTGCCCGTAACGAACATTCGTCCAAAGAAAAAAATCGGGCTTTTAACTGAAAATCAATATATCCCCACTTATTTGACTGTAAGGGAGTGGTTAGAGTTCCTCGGCGGTTTGTCAGAATTGTCTGGCAAGATATTAAAAGCCAGTGTTGATCATATGCTATGTCAATTTGACCTTGAGCATTTGGCAGATACCAGGATAAAAGGGTTATCAAAAGGCCAGACCCAAAGGGTCGGATTTGCCCAGGCCATGCTGCATGACCCTGACATCCTTCTTTTGGACGAGCCCATGAGCGGAATGGATCCAGTGTGGCGGTCGCGGATAAAAGAAATCCTGATTGCGTATAAGAATAAGGGGCGTACCCTGTTGTTCAGTTCACATATAATGACGGATATTTTCCGGTTGTCAGATAAAATCACATTTATTAAGTCTGGAAAGATTAAATGGCAGGGCAATATCAGTGAGTTTGTAAAAAACAACACGGATTATGAGGTTGTATTTAATGTGGATAATATGGACATAATTCAATCCATAGCGCCTTCTGGACCGATTAACAGGCAGCCCGACGGCACTATGCGCATGGTTATCAGTGGCGATCAGAAGACTGAGGTCATTCGGTTAGGTGCGGAAAAAAACATGACCATTTATTCATTAACGCCGCTTTACCAGGGTATAGAGGAACTATTTTATGACACTACCCGGCTCTAA
- a CDS encoding prepilin-type N-terminal cleavage/methylation domain-containing protein: MKKVLTNKKGFTLIELMIVVAIIGILAAIAIPNFLAYQCKAKQSEAKSSLGDIRKTQEAYYAENDAYAALGTVGWGLKGGAAAGRYTYTMTTANSTGFTAQASATLSTQLDQWTMNSSGTLTHVTNACN; this comes from the coding sequence ATGAAAAAAGTATTAACCAACAAAAAAGGTTTTACCCTGATTGAATTGATGATTGTTGTGGCCATTATCGGTATTCTGGCAGCAATCGCCATCCCCAATTTCTTGGCTTATCAGTGTAAAGCAAAGCAGAGTGAAGCCAAATCCAGCCTTGGTGACATCAGAAAAACCCAGGAAGCCTATTACGCAGAAAATGATGCCTATGCGGCATTGGGAACCGTCGGCTGGGGCCTTAAAGGCGGAGCTGCTGCTGGTCGTTATACGTATACAATGACCACAGCGAATTCAACCGGCTTTACTGCCCAGGCAAGTGCCACACTGAGTACGCAACTGGACCAGTGGACAATGAACAGTTCAGGCACACTCACCCACGTCACCAACGCCTGTAACTAG